One segment of Balaenoptera ricei isolate mBalRic1 chromosome 8, mBalRic1.hap2, whole genome shotgun sequence DNA contains the following:
- the LOC132369989 gene encoding LOW QUALITY PROTEIN: olfactory receptor 5P56-like (The sequence of the model RefSeq protein was modified relative to this genomic sequence to represent the inferred CDS: deleted 2 bases in 1 codon): MAWGQNHTTVKGFILLGLTNRADQKQQLLSAIFLLIYSVTLVGNLGPIDVIYTSATLHTPMYFLLSVLSFLDICSASVFTPRLLINFLTTDQPISFVGCVVQMALMILHGTGECLLLAMMAYDQFVAICLPLVYHTIMSKRMCVRLVVVTYAAGVFISAVQTGNAFILPYCGPNIIDHYFCDIPPMLQLACSETTMANVILLVFSALVTVPTISVILVSNAYILVTICRMRSLEAQRKAFSTCASHLTALSLFYGSVFLVYVQPNPETASACNKILSVFYTIVIPILNPLVYSLKNKDAKASAQVRVLNLSRKVIC; the protein is encoded by the exons ATGGCCTGGGGTCAGAATCACACCACAGTGAAGGGATTCATCCTGCTGGGCCTCACAAACAGGGCAGACCAAAAACAA CAACTCCTCTCTGCCATCTTCCTGCTGATCTACTCTGTGACTCTGGTGGGCAACCTGGGCCCGATAGATGTGATCTACACCAGCGCCACCCTCCACACCCCCATGTACTTCCTCCTGAGTGTGCTTTCCTTTCTTGACATCTGCAGCGCCTCCGTGTTCACTCCCAGGCTGCTGATCAACTTCCTCACCACTGACCAGCCCATCTCCTTCGTGGGCTGTGTGGTCCAGATGGCCCTCATGATCCTCCATGGCACAGGGGAGTGTCTGCTTCTGGCCATGATGGCCTATGACCAATTCGTGGCCATCTGCCTCCCTCTCGTCTACCACACCATCATGTCCAAGCGTATGTGTGTCCGGCTGGTGGTGGTCACCTATGCTGCTGGGGTGTTCATTTCAGCTGTTCAGACAGGGAATGCCTTCATCTTGCCCTACTGTGGTCCCAACATCATTGATCACTACTTCTGTGACATCCCCCCCATGCTCCAACTGGCCTGCTCAGAGACAACCATGGCCAATGTCATCTTGCTCGTCTTTTCTGCCTTGGTCACTGTCCCCACAATCTCAGTCATCTTGGTCTCGAATGCCTACATCCTGGTCACAATCTGTAGGATGAGGTCCTTGGAGGCCCAGCGCAAGGCCTTCTCCACCTGTGCCTCCCACCTCACTGCCCTCTCCCTTTTCTATGGGTCTGTGTTCCTTGTATATGTCCAACCCAACCCTGAAACTGCCTCAGCCTGTAACAAGATCCTCTCTGTGTTCTATACCATTGTGATCCCCATTCTGAACCCACTGGTCTACAGCCTAAAGAATAAAGATGCCAAGGCCTCTGCACAAGTTAGGGTTCTTAACCTAAGCAGAAAAGTAATTTGTTAG